From the genome of Ralstonia pickettii, one region includes:
- the rpmH gene encoding 50S ribosomal protein L34, which translates to MKRTYQPSVTRRKRTHGFRVRMKTRGGRAVLNARRAKGRKRLAI; encoded by the coding sequence ATGAAGCGTACCTATCAACCTTCCGTTACCCGTCGCAAGCGCACCCACGGTTTCCGTGTCCGCATGAAGACCCGCGGTGGCCGTGCTGTGCTGAACGCACGCCGCGCCAAGGGCCGTAAGCGCCTGGCCATCTAA